The following proteins are encoded in a genomic region of Mus caroli chromosome 18, CAROLI_EIJ_v1.1, whole genome shotgun sequence:
- the Rnf14 gene encoding E3 ubiquitin-protein ligase RNF14: MSAEDLEAQEDELLALASIYDADEFRKAESVQGGETRIYLDLPQNFKIFVSGNSNESLQNSGFEYTICFLPPLVLNFELPPDYPSSSPPSFTLSGKWLSPTQLSALCKHLDNLWEEHRGSVVLFAWMQFLKEETLTYLNIVSPFELKMGSQKKVQRRATAQASSSTELGVGGAAAADVDQEETVDERAVQDVESLPSLIQEILDFNQARQTKCFNSKLFLCSICFCEKLGSDCMHFLECKHVYCKACLKDYFEIQIKDGQVKCLNCPEPQCSSVATPGQVKELVEADLFARYDRLLLQSTLDLMADVVYCPRPCCQLPVMQEPGGTMAICSSCNFAFCTLCRLTYHGLSPCKVTAEKLIDLRNEYLQADEATKRFLEQRYGKRVIQKALEEMESKDWLEKNSKSCPCCGTPIQVTSAAHPYRRRKFMERCYQKNRLLLREGKTDSAVLFNCLSVCMPYFLPKCMYALFYVFRLFHAVDINGDMWEDEIEEDDDDEDDDDD; this comes from the exons ATGTCGGCAGAAGACCTGGAAGCCCAGGAGGATGAACTACTGGCCCTGGCGAGTATTTATGATGCGGATGAATTTAGAAAAGCTGAGTCTGTCCaaggaggagaaaccaggatCTATTTGGATCTGCCACAGAATTTCAAAATATTCGTGAGCG GCAATTCAAATGAGTCTCTCCAGAATAGTGGCTTTGAATACACCATTTGCTTTCTGCCACCACTTGTGCTGAACTTTGAACTGCCACCAGATTAtccatcctcctccccaccttcATTCACACTTAGTGGCAAATGGCTGTCACCAACTCAG ctctctgctctctgcaagCACCTAGACAACCTGTGGGAAGAACACCGAGGCAGCGTGGTGCTGTTTGCCTGGATGCAGTTTCTTAAGGAGGAGACCCTCACCTACCTGAATATTGTCTCTCCTTTTGAGCTCAAGATGGGGTCTCAGAAAAAAGTTCAGAGAAGGGCAACAGCCCAGGCCTCTTCCAGCACAGAGCTTGGTGTGGGAGGAGCTGCTGCGGCGGATGTAGACCAAGAAGAAACTGTGGATGAGAGAGCTGTACAGGATGTAGAATCATTGCCAAGTCTGATCCAGGAGATCCTGGACTTCAATCAAGCTCGGCAGACGAAGTGCTTCAACAGTAAACTGTTCCTGTGCAGCATCTGTTTCTGTGAGAAGCTGGGTAGTGACTGTATGCACTTCTTGGAGTGCAAGCATGTGTACTGCAAAGCCTGTCTGAAGGATTACTTTGAAATCCAGATCAAAGATGGTCAAGTTAAATGCCTCAACTGTCCAGAACCGCAGTGCTCTTCAGTGGCTACTCCTGGTCAG GTCAAAGAGCTGGTAGAAGCAGACTTGTTTGCTCGCTATGACCGTCTCCTCCTGCAGTCTACCTTGGATCTAATGGCAGATGTGGTGTATTGTCCCCGTCCATGCTGCCAGCTCCCTGTGATGCAAGAGCCTGGTGGTACCATGGCTATCTGCTCCAGCTGCAATTTTGCCTTCTGTACCTTATGCAGACTGACCTATCACGGGCTTTCTCCATGTAAGGTAACTGCAG aGAAATTAATAGACTTACGAAATGAATACCTACAAGCAGACGAAGCTACTAAGAGGTTCTTGGAACAGAGGTATGGCAAGAGGGTGATTCAGAAGGCCCTGGAGGAGATGGAAAGTAAAGACTGGCTAGAGAAGAACTCCAAGAGCTGCCCCTGCTGCGGCACACCCATACAGGTAACCTCTGCGGCACACCCATACAG aagaagaaaatttatgGAGAGATGTTACCAGAAGAATAGATTGCTTttgagagaaggaaagacagattCTGCTGTTTTGTTCAACTGCCTAAGTGTATGTATGCCTTATTTTTTGCCTAAGTGTATGTAtgccttattttatgttttcaggtTGTTCCACGCCGTGGATATTAATGGTGATATGTGGGAAGATGAAATTGAGGAGGACGacgatgatgaagatgatgacgACGACTAG